A genome region from Halorussus pelagicus includes the following:
- a CDS encoding aldo/keto reductase, producing MATDDGAYQYKQEHGDDFGRTYFRRFDGLAISSIGLGTYLGDPTDEVDARYRDAIATALERGVNVVDTASNYRCQRSERAVGRAIEDADVDRDSVFVSTKGGFLPFDGSRPEDPGEYVKREFVDSGLVEREELARGSHCIAPEFIDDQLDQSLDNLGVEEIDLYYVHNPETQLHARSREEVYDQLEATFTRLEERAAAGDISKYGVATWNGLRVPEGDDEYLSLPEIVSRARKAAKAAENTATHLRAIQLPFNVFMADAFTVESHEGPEGPQSALWFAHEAGLNVFTSASIAQGDLAAEIPADVGERLEGDTTVQRAINFARSAPGVTSSLVGMSRPAHVEENVEAGRFEPLGADAFDAVFE from the coding sequence ATGGCCACCGACGACGGCGCGTACCAGTACAAACAGGAACACGGCGACGACTTCGGACGGACCTACTTCCGGCGGTTCGACGGGTTAGCCATCTCCTCTATCGGTCTCGGTACGTACCTCGGCGACCCGACCGACGAGGTGGACGCGCGCTACCGCGACGCCATCGCCACCGCACTCGAACGCGGCGTCAACGTCGTGGACACCGCCAGCAACTATCGGTGCCAGCGGAGCGAGCGCGCGGTCGGTCGGGCCATCGAGGACGCCGACGTGGACCGCGATTCGGTGTTCGTCTCCACGAAAGGTGGCTTTCTGCCCTTCGACGGGTCCCGGCCCGAGGACCCTGGCGAGTACGTCAAACGGGAGTTCGTCGATTCCGGACTCGTGGAGCGCGAGGAGTTGGCCCGCGGGAGCCACTGCATCGCGCCCGAGTTCATCGACGACCAGTTAGACCAGTCGCTCGACAACCTCGGCGTCGAGGAAATCGACCTCTACTACGTCCACAACCCGGAGACGCAACTCCACGCTCGCTCGCGCGAGGAGGTCTACGACCAACTGGAAGCGACCTTCACGCGCCTCGAAGAGCGCGCCGCGGCGGGCGACATCTCGAAGTACGGCGTGGCGACGTGGAACGGTCTCCGGGTGCCCGAGGGAGACGACGAGTATCTCTCGCTGCCCGAAATCGTCTCGCGCGCCCGGAAGGCCGCGAAGGCCGCCGAGAACACGGCGACTCACCTCCGCGCAATTCAGTTGCCGTTCAACGTCTTCATGGCCGACGCGTTCACCGTCGAGTCCCACGAGGGACCGGAGGGTCCCCAGAGCGCGCTCTGGTTCGCTCACGAGGCGGGCCTGAACGTCTTCACCAGCGCCAGCATCGCGCAGGGCGATTTGGCCGCCGAGATTCCCGCCGACGTGGGCGAGCGCTTGGAGGGCGACACCACGGTCCAGCGCGCCATCAACTTCGCCCGGAGCGCGCCCGGCGTCACCTCCTCACTGGTCGGGATGAGTCGCCCGGCACACGTCGAGGAGAACGTCGAGGCGGGCCGGTTCGAACCCCTCGGGGCGGACGCCTTCGACGCCGTGTTCGAGTAA
- a CDS encoding HVO_0758 family zinc finger protein, translated as MKSIRRGLWDGEVAKDPRGRFSCRICRERLAAHSETEDGGVVRWCPDCDRAWKTRATPRWRTTGG; from the coding sequence ATGAAATCAATCCGTCGCGGTCTCTGGGACGGCGAAGTCGCCAAGGACCCCCGCGGCAGGTTCTCGTGTCGCATCTGCCGGGAGCGTCTGGCGGCGCACTCCGAGACCGAGGACGGCGGCGTCGTTCGGTGGTGTCCCGACTGCGACCGCGCGTGGAAGACGAGGGCGACTCCGCGCTGGCGGACGACCGGCGGGTAG
- a CDS encoding MFS transporter encodes MVFLVNLGRVVFAPLLEPLSTAFTLTESTAGLIATLAWLGSATPRIPTGYLLTRVERHKVVLGTGAVLTGSAAFIALANSVVMLGLGAFLMGVASGAYFIAANPLISELYPERVGRTLGIHGTASQLAAVAAPLFVGAVLTAGLWQDLFGTVPFAPWRGVFVIVAVVAATATGVFYRTAKRTEMPDAGSEDRALLAAARRQWPIIVSGVAILGMAGFAWNGLFNFYIKYVTATKGIDPGTANTLLTVVFAAGVPAFWLTGRLADRLPHVPLMLSILGGFIACLFALTAVQGLLALAVVTAILGYVIHSLFPALDTYLLDSLPDENRASAYSLYSGAMMIVQATGSVAVGTLVDAGFAYDTVFRTFGGVLVGVLAVLVVLWAADKLPKGKEDPSVAG; translated from the coding sequence ATGGTGTTTCTGGTCAACCTCGGACGGGTGGTGTTCGCGCCGCTGTTGGAACCGCTCTCGACGGCGTTCACGCTCACTGAGTCCACGGCAGGACTGATAGCCACGCTGGCGTGGTTGGGGAGCGCGACGCCGCGGATTCCGACCGGCTATCTGCTGACTCGCGTCGAGCGCCACAAGGTCGTCCTCGGAACCGGCGCGGTGCTGACCGGGTCGGCGGCGTTCATCGCCCTTGCGAACTCCGTGGTCATGCTCGGTCTCGGCGCGTTCCTGATGGGCGTGGCCAGCGGCGCGTACTTCATCGCCGCGAACCCGCTCATCTCGGAACTCTACCCCGAGCGAGTCGGTCGGACGCTCGGGATTCACGGCACCGCAAGTCAACTCGCCGCGGTCGCCGCGCCGCTGTTCGTCGGCGCGGTCCTGACGGCCGGTCTCTGGCAGGACCTCTTCGGAACCGTGCCGTTCGCCCCGTGGCGGGGCGTCTTCGTCATCGTCGCGGTCGTCGCGGCGACCGCGACCGGAGTATTCTACCGGACCGCCAAGCGGACCGAGATGCCCGACGCCGGGTCCGAGGACCGTGCGCTCCTCGCCGCGGCCCGCAGGCAGTGGCCCATCATCGTGAGCGGCGTCGCCATCCTCGGGATGGCCGGGTTCGCGTGGAACGGTCTGTTTAACTTCTACATCAAGTACGTCACGGCGACGAAGGGAATCGACCCCGGAACCGCCAACACGCTCCTGACGGTCGTGTTCGCGGCGGGCGTCCCGGCGTTCTGGCTCACGGGGCGACTCGCCGACCGACTGCCCCACGTTCCGCTGATGCTGTCGATTCTCGGCGGGTTCATCGCCTGCCTGTTCGCGCTGACCGCGGTACAGGGACTCCTCGCGCTCGCGGTCGTCACGGCGATTCTGGGCTACGTCATCCACAGTCTCTTCCCCGCGCTCGACACCTATCTGCTCGACTCGCTCCCCGACGAGAACCGCGCGAGCGCCTACTCGCTGTACAGCGGCGCGATGATGATCGTCCAAGCCACCGGGAGCGTCGCCGTCGGGACGCTCGTGGACGCCGGGTTCGCCTACGACACGGTGTTTCGGACGTTCGGCGGCGTGTTGGTCGGCGTGCTGGCCGTGCTGGTGGTCCTCTGGGCGGCCGACAAGTTGCCGAAGGGCAAGGAGGACCCCTCGGTGGCTGGCTAA
- a CDS encoding MarR family transcriptional regulator: protein MRLSAEWMSIADDRILEFVNEHGPATPTKMYEDDRVRFSRQHINTRCQRLTEYGLLVNLGNGVYSITEDGKRYLNGDLDAAEIEE, encoded by the coding sequence ATGCGTCTCTCCGCCGAGTGGATGTCTATCGCCGACGACCGGATTCTGGAGTTCGTGAACGAACACGGTCCGGCGACCCCGACCAAGATGTACGAAGACGACCGAGTGCGGTTCTCACGACAGCACATCAATACGCGCTGTCAACGATTAACGGAGTACGGCTTACTCGTGAATTTGGGGAACGGGGTCTATTCGATCACCGAAGACGGGAAGCGGTATCTGAACGGCGACTTGGACGCCGCGGAGATAGAAGAGTAA
- a CDS encoding ribbon-helix-helix domain-containing protein produces the protein MSDAATGTGNDGPEMVQINLRLSKAFLEDIDTTWEEQGFSSRSEFLRYAARDAVKHPNFSREGWKKIAASEHELRSGSAELVSREEVAEMMGRDEDDE, from the coding sequence ATGTCCGATGCCGCCACCGGGACTGGCAACGACGGGCCGGAGATGGTCCAAATCAACCTCCGGTTGAGCAAAGCGTTCCTCGAAGACATCGACACGACGTGGGAGGAACAGGGCTTCAGCTCTCGTAGTGAGTTCCTTCGCTACGCGGCCCGTGACGCGGTGAAGCACCCGAACTTCTCGCGTGAAGGATGGAAGAAAATTGCGGCGAGCGAACACGAACTGCGGTCGGGTAGCGCGGAGTTGGTCTCACGAGAGGAAGTCGCCGAGATGATGGGCCGGGACGAGGATGACGAGTGA
- a CDS encoding glycosyltransferase family protein has protein sequence MEYGQERVATLHDLTGHVPDAPTDRAAVVVPMTEREYAGLAAERVLSELETVAPGEVVVALRAPPEKVAPFLDWLEGFDLPLSVVWCNGPGVTDLLGECGLNGEAGKGRDVWLALGVAAARREYVAVHDADAETYEGGDVARLLYPLASGYEFSKGYYARVENGKLYGRLCRLFYAPLVRALADAQPDAAVLKYLDSFRYALAGEFGATADLVNSLRVERHWGLEVGTLGEAFAHAGFEASAQVDLGRYEHDHRAVSGPTGLSDMSRHVGAALLRAVESHGVTPDYETLPDRYRAVAEQFVEQYAADAGFNGLDYDRSEEREQVDIYAEAIAPPEGDRRLPAWREVELAPREVLDASRRDVADLRD, from the coding sequence ATGGAGTACGGACAGGAGCGAGTCGCCACGCTACACGACCTGACGGGCCACGTTCCGGATGCGCCGACCGACCGCGCCGCGGTGGTCGTGCCGATGACCGAGCGCGAGTACGCCGGACTCGCCGCTGAGCGCGTCCTCTCGGAGTTGGAAACGGTCGCGCCCGGCGAGGTGGTCGTCGCCCTGCGCGCGCCCCCCGAGAAGGTCGCGCCGTTCTTGGACTGGTTGGAGGGGTTCGACCTGCCGCTGTCGGTGGTCTGGTGCAACGGACCGGGCGTAACCGACCTGCTGGGCGAGTGCGGCCTGAACGGCGAGGCCGGGAAGGGCCGGGACGTGTGGCTTGCGCTCGGGGTCGCCGCCGCGCGCCGCGAGTACGTCGCGGTCCACGACGCCGACGCCGAGACCTACGAGGGCGGCGACGTGGCGCGTCTCCTCTATCCGCTCGCGTCCGGCTACGAGTTCTCGAAGGGGTACTACGCGCGCGTCGAGAACGGGAAGCTCTACGGGCGGCTCTGTCGGTTGTTCTACGCACCGCTCGTGCGCGCGCTCGCCGACGCCCAGCCGGACGCGGCGGTGTTGAAGTATCTCGATTCGTTCCGGTACGCGCTTGCTGGCGAGTTCGGGGCGACGGCGGACCTCGTGAACTCGCTCCGGGTCGAGCGCCACTGGGGGTTAGAGGTCGGCACGCTCGGCGAGGCGTTCGCCCACGCCGGGTTCGAGGCCAGCGCGCAGGTAGACCTCGGGCGTTACGAACACGACCATCGCGCCGTCTCGGGACCGACGGGTCTCTCGGACATGAGCCGTCACGTCGGGGCGGCGCTCCTGCGTGCGGTCGAATCGCACGGCGTGACTCCCGACTACGAGACCCTGCCGGACCGCTACCGGGCGGTCGCCGAACAGTTCGTCGAGCAGTACGCCGCCGACGCGGGGTTCAACGGACTCGACTACGACCGGAGCGAGGAGCGCGAGCAGGTGGACATCTACGCCGAAGCCATCGCTCCGCCAGAGGGCGACCGGCGGCTTCCGGCGTGGCGCGAGGTCGAACTGGCTCCCCGCGAGGTGCTGGACGCCTCCCGGCGCGACGTGGCGGACCTCCGTGACTGA
- a CDS encoding ArsA family ATPase, translating to MSQLDVEPVEHIDESDVPKGVDAPEYVLYGGKGGVGKTTMAAATGLASARDGTPTLVVSTDPAHSLSDTFETDIPADPERIREDVPLYAAEIDPEAAMEAGETMLGGTAGGEAGDAATDDGSGAAGGAGPMGGDGGPLGGLLGGDNPMDAMLGGPMPGADEAAAMQKLLEFMDDERFERVVVDTAPTGHTLRLLELPEIMDTMVGRIMKLKQKFQGMMEGMKGMFGGEDADPEQGLDDLDELSERIERLRATLQDPSQTDFRVVMVPEEMSVFESKRLLGQLSEFGVPVGTVVVNKVMEDLTDVAGSAAGTDTDTFVSPNLDSCEFCQRRWSVQQDALAEAQEVFRGHDVKRVPLLADEVRGETMLALVASCLE from the coding sequence ATGAGCCAACTCGACGTTGAGCCGGTCGAACACATCGACGAGAGCGACGTGCCGAAGGGCGTTGACGCCCCCGAGTATGTCCTCTACGGGGGGAAAGGCGGCGTCGGCAAGACCACGATGGCGGCGGCGACGGGACTGGCGAGCGCCCGCGACGGCACGCCGACGCTGGTCGTCTCGACCGACCCCGCACACTCGCTGTCGGACACCTTCGAGACCGATATCCCGGCCGACCCCGAGCGCATCCGGGAGGACGTGCCCCTCTACGCCGCGGAGATAGACCCCGAGGCCGCGATGGAGGCGGGCGAGACGATGCTCGGCGGGACCGCGGGCGGCGAGGCGGGCGACGCCGCGACCGACGACGGTTCGGGGGCGGCGGGCGGCGCAGGACCGATGGGCGGCGACGGCGGTCCGCTCGGCGGACTACTCGGCGGCGACAACCCGATGGACGCGATGCTCGGCGGGCCGATGCCCGGCGCGGACGAGGCCGCCGCGATGCAGAAGTTGTTGGAGTTCATGGACGACGAGCGGTTCGAGCGCGTGGTCGTGGACACCGCGCCGACCGGCCACACCCTCCGACTGCTCGAACTCCCGGAGATAATGGACACGATGGTCGGGCGAATCATGAAGCTCAAGCAGAAGTTTCAGGGGATGATGGAGGGGATGAAGGGGATGTTCGGCGGCGAGGATGCCGACCCCGAGCAGGGGTTAGACGACCTCGACGAACTCAGCGAGCGCATCGAGCGCCTGCGGGCGACGCTTCAGGACCCGAGTCAGACCGACTTCCGGGTCGTGATGGTGCCCGAGGAGATGAGCGTTTTCGAGTCCAAGCGCCTGCTCGGCCAACTCTCGGAGTTCGGCGTCCCCGTCGGCACCGTCGTCGTCAACAAGGTGATGGAGGACCTGACCGACGTGGCGGGAAGCGCGGCCGGAACTGACACCGATACGTTCGTTTCGCCGAACCTCGACAGCTGTGAGTTCTGTCAGCGGCGCTGGTCGGTCCAGCAGGACGCCCTCGCGGAGGCCCAAGAGGTCTTCCGCGGCCACGACGTGAAGCGCGTCCCACTGTTGGCCGACGAGGTTCGGGGCGAGACGATGCTCGCGCTCGTGGCCAGTTGCTTGGAGTGA
- a CDS encoding PKD domain-containing protein yields MTPSAATATAANDTLTASISFSPDDPAPDDTITFDGSDSTAPGTIEEYEWDLDGDEYVEEDGATVTTAFDSAGTYTVTLWVTDDEGETDETTVTVSVENDAPKAAFSYSPNDPAPDDTITFDAGESSDPDGRITDYEWDLDGDDYVEESGSTVTTSFETGGTYTVTLWVTDNGDRTVRKTKTVEVGNSAPKASFDYSPGEPAPDDTITLDAGDSTDADGRITDYEWDLDNDEYVEESGSTVTTSFETGGTYTVTLWVTDNGERTTRQTKTIEVDNAAPNTTFSYSPSNPSPDDTIEFDAGSSADPDGKITDYEWDLDNDEYVEEHGSTVTTSFETAGTYPVTLWVTDNGDRTVKTVKRIRVNNSAPDVSADYSPSNPSPGDTVTFDAGGSTDPDGKITDYEWDLDDDEYVEESGSQASYTFEEEGVHSVTLWVTDNGDRTVKKTLRVPVGDVTTTPAASETSSGVASESGTSFANGEWFQVARLYTPEKVVEPGDPGRLAGAFTADVTNQKPIKVQITLQVPSGLRVQGGSDVQSSGGGLPTATFVVDPGETKDISAEVSGSDPGTYTLRAAITYFPVENTSAAREHDDLTMNFEVRDESAEAPIEDESNTGTDGEGTSSGDTPGFSVGATVLALLAAAMVARRAE; encoded by the coding sequence TTGACACCTAGCGCGGCGACGGCAACCGCGGCGAACGACACGCTGACCGCCTCGATTTCCTTCTCGCCGGACGACCCCGCGCCCGACGACACCATCACGTTCGACGGGTCGGACTCGACTGCCCCCGGCACCATCGAGGAGTACGAGTGGGACCTCGACGGCGACGAGTACGTCGAGGAGGACGGCGCCACGGTCACGACAGCGTTCGACAGCGCCGGAACGTACACGGTGACGCTCTGGGTCACCGACGACGAGGGCGAAACCGACGAGACGACCGTCACGGTTTCGGTGGAGAACGACGCGCCGAAGGCGGCGTTCAGTTACTCGCCGAACGACCCCGCCCCGGACGACACCATCACGTTCGATGCCGGGGAATCGAGCGACCCCGACGGTCGCATCACCGACTACGAGTGGGACCTCGACGGTGACGACTACGTCGAAGAATCCGGGTCCACCGTCACCACGTCGTTCGAGACCGGCGGAACCTACACGGTGACGCTCTGGGTCACCGACAACGGCGACCGCACGGTCAGGAAGACCAAAACCGTCGAGGTCGGGAACTCCGCGCCGAAGGCGTCGTTCGACTACTCGCCGGGCGAACCCGCGCCTGACGACACCATTACGCTCGACGCGGGCGACTCCACCGACGCCGACGGTCGCATCACCGACTACGAGTGGGACCTCGACAACGACGAGTACGTCGAAGAATCCGGGTCCACCGTCACCACGTCGTTCGAGACCGGCGGAACCTACACGGTGACGCTCTGGGTCACCGACAACGGCGAACGGACGACGAGACAGACCAAAACCATCGAGGTGGACAACGCCGCGCCAAACACCACGTTCAGCTACTCGCCGTCGAACCCCTCGCCGGACGATACCATCGAGTTCGACGCGGGAAGTTCGGCCGACCCCGACGGGAAGATAACCGACTACGAGTGGGACCTCGACAACGACGAGTACGTCGAAGAGCACGGGTCCACGGTCACTACGTCGTTCGAGACGGCCGGAACGTACCCGGTGACGCTCTGGGTCACGGACAACGGCGACCGCACGGTCAAGACGGTCAAGCGGATTCGAGTCAACAACAGCGCCCCGGACGTGTCGGCCGACTACTCGCCGTCGAACCCCTCGCCGGGCGACACCGTCACGTTCGACGCCGGGGGTTCGACTGACCCCGACGGGAAGATAACCGACTACGAGTGGGACCTCGACGACGACGAGTACGTCGAGGAGTCCGGGTCGCAGGCCTCCTACACGTTCGAGGAGGAGGGCGTCCACTCGGTGACGCTGTGGGTCACGGACAACGGCGACCGCACGGTGAAAAAGACGCTCCGGGTTCCGGTCGGCGACGTGACCACGACGCCCGCCGCGAGCGAGACGAGTTCCGGTGTCGCCTCCGAGTCCGGAACCTCGTTTGCGAACGGTGAGTGGTTCCAAGTCGCCCGCCTCTACACGCCCGAGAAGGTTGTCGAACCGGGTGACCCCGGCCGACTCGCGGGCGCGTTCACGGCGGACGTGACCAACCAGAAGCCGATAAAGGTCCAGATTACGCTCCAAGTTCCGAGCGGTCTCCGGGTTCAGGGCGGGAGCGACGTGCAGAGTAGCGGCGGCGGACTCCCGACCGCGACGTTCGTCGTGGACCCCGGCGAGACCAAGGACATCTCGGCGGAAGTGAGCGGGTCCGACCCCGGCACGTACACGCTCCGGGCCGCCATCACGTACTTCCCGGTCGAGAACACCAGCGCCGCGCGCGAACACGACGACCTGACGATGAACTTCGAGGTGCGAGACGAGTCCGCGGAGGCCCCAATCGAGGACGAGTCGAACACCGGCACGGACGGCGAGGGTACGTCAAGCGGCGACACGCCGGGATTCTCCGTCGGCGCGACCGTACTCGCCCTACTCGCGGCCGCGATGGTCGCGCGCCGAGCGGAGTAG
- a CDS encoding SDR family oxidoreductase translates to MTETVLITGCSSGIGRETAHAFLEDGWDVYATARNPADVEALGEAGANIASLDVTDEDDVERVVERMIDEEGRIDCLVNNAGYAQLGPVEDVPVESVEDQFAVNVFGVHRLTREVLPHMRQRQTGTIVNVSSVAGRLATPGMGIYNGSKFAVEGITDALRPEVAEYGIDAVLVEPGPVDTAFTERASSEIDGIERSDAYDALYSILDDTEAVGGGGPGSVHPREVAETILDAANLTDPAARYPVGQVAKVAMLGRFVPAKLRDKFYRLALSLVTKNPFGD, encoded by the coding sequence GTGACCGAAACCGTTCTCATCACTGGTTGCTCGTCGGGTATCGGGCGCGAGACGGCCCACGCCTTTCTCGAAGATGGGTGGGACGTGTACGCGACCGCCCGGAATCCCGCCGACGTGGAAGCGCTCGGCGAGGCCGGGGCGAACATCGCCTCGCTCGACGTGACCGACGAAGACGACGTAGAGCGCGTGGTCGAACGCATGATAGACGAGGAGGGTCGCATCGACTGCCTCGTGAACAACGCGGGGTACGCCCAACTCGGCCCGGTCGAGGACGTACCCGTCGAGAGCGTCGAAGACCAGTTCGCGGTGAACGTTTTCGGCGTCCACCGGCTCACGCGCGAGGTCCTGCCCCACATGCGCCAGCGCCAGACCGGCACCATCGTCAACGTCTCCAGCGTCGCGGGGCGACTCGCCACGCCCGGCATGGGCATCTACAACGGGTCGAAGTTCGCCGTGGAGGGCATCACCGACGCGCTCCGCCCCGAGGTCGCTGAGTACGGCATCGACGCGGTGCTGGTCGAACCCGGCCCGGTCGATACCGCGTTCACCGAGCGCGCGTCGTCGGAAATCGACGGCATCGAGCGCTCGGACGCCTACGACGCGCTCTACTCGATTCTGGACGACACCGAGGCCGTCGGCGGCGGCGGTCCCGGTTCGGTCCACCCCCGCGAAGTCGCCGAGACGATTCTCGACGCCGCGAACCTGACCGACCCCGCCGCGCGCTACCCGGTCGGACAGGTGGCGAAGGTGGCGATGCTCGGTCGGTTCGTGCCCGCGAAGTTGCGCGACAAGTTCTACCGCCTCGCGCTCTCGCTCGTGACGAAAAATCCGTTCGGCGACTGA
- a CDS encoding endonuclease V, whose protein sequence is MNPVHPEFAPDAGLSRAEMERLQNDLAAVAVFEDAFDFDPTAVSATAGDATQTTFEQSRPDPDGEPPVVAGVDQAFTADGEQAVSAIVASKGGEVVERVHAVEPTEIPYIPGLLSFREGGAVLSAFEALSVDPDLAVVDGSGRIHFRQAGIATHVGVMLDLPAIGVAKNLLCGRPAESLDDHLPEGARVAIVADDSVTAPEGTVIGHVYQSRQYDNPQKRYVNPLYVSPGHRVSADTATDLVGRLCAGYKLPEPTRLADSYADEVKAEVGD, encoded by the coding sequence ATGAACCCAGTACATCCTGAGTTCGCGCCCGACGCCGGTCTCTCCCGCGCGGAGATGGAGCGACTCCAGAACGACCTCGCCGCGGTCGCCGTCTTCGAAGACGCGTTCGACTTCGACCCGACCGCCGTGTCCGCGACGGCGGGCGACGCGACCCAGACGACGTTCGAGCAGTCCCGTCCGGACCCCGACGGCGAACCTCCGGTCGTCGCGGGCGTGGACCAAGCGTTCACCGCCGACGGCGAGCAGGCGGTCAGCGCCATCGTCGCCTCGAAAGGCGGCGAAGTCGTCGAGCGCGTCCACGCGGTCGAACCGACCGAGATTCCGTACATCCCCGGCCTGCTCTCGTTCCGCGAGGGCGGGGCCGTCCTCTCGGCGTTCGAGGCGCTGTCGGTAGACCCGGACCTCGCGGTCGTGGACGGGAGCGGGCGCATCCACTTTCGGCAGGCGGGCATCGCCACCCACGTCGGCGTCATGCTCGACCTGCCCGCAATCGGCGTGGCCAAGAACCTGCTCTGCGGGCGACCCGCCGAGTCGCTGGACGACCATCTGCCGGAGGGCGCGCGCGTCGCCATCGTCGCCGACGACAGCGTGACCGCGCCGGAGGGGACCGTCATCGGCCACGTCTACCAGTCCCGGCAGTACGACAATCCGCAGAAACGCTACGTGAACCCGCTCTACGTGAGTCCGGGCCACCGCGTGAGCGCCGACACCGCGACCGACCTCGTGGGTCGGCTCTGCGCGGGGTACAAACTCCCGGAACCGACCCGACTCGCCGATAGCTACGCCGACGAGGTGAAGGCCGAAGTCGGCGACTGA
- a CDS encoding rhomboid family intramembrane serine protease: MAQCDACGEHENMPYECRRCGGTYCSAHRLPESHDCPGLNQWNDPDGVFDSGFDDSVDDGRGSNGITDRIGLNTGPGGPLGYFRNNMSFVFLGVMWITFALQLLVSAVLGLPGLAELLFVLRSDHIFRVWTWVTSIFAHGGFGHIALNSIVLYFFGPVVERRIGTKKFVALFLVAGMAAGLAQVAVSAVMSPGLVSGVVGASGAIAAILGVLTVLNPNLTIYLYFILPMPLWVATGLFVGYSVFVSATGGIGAGGVAQLAHLAGVGIGLAYGAKLKREGERAPQELQLGGGRGGPGRGPGGPGGRF; encoded by the coding sequence ATGGCGCAGTGCGACGCGTGTGGCGAACACGAGAACATGCCCTACGAGTGCCGACGGTGCGGCGGCACCTACTGCTCGGCCCATCGGCTCCCCGAGAGTCACGACTGTCCGGGGCTGAACCAATGGAACGACCCCGACGGCGTGTTCGACAGCGGGTTCGACGACAGCGTGGACGACGGCCGCGGGTCGAACGGCATCACCGACCGCATCGGCCTGAACACGGGACCGGGCGGTCCACTGGGCTACTTCCGGAACAACATGAGTTTCGTGTTCCTCGGGGTGATGTGGATAACTTTCGCCCTTCAGCTGCTGGTCTCGGCCGTCCTCGGACTGCCGGGACTCGCGGAGTTGCTGTTCGTCCTGCGGTCGGACCACATCTTCCGAGTTTGGACGTGGGTCACGTCCATCTTCGCCCACGGCGGCTTCGGTCACATCGCGCTGAACTCCATCGTGCTGTACTTCTTCGGCCCGGTAGTCGAGCGTCGCATCGGGACCAAGAAGTTCGTCGCCCTCTTCCTCGTCGCGGGGATGGCCGCGGGTCTCGCACAGGTCGCCGTCTCGGCGGTGATGTCGCCCGGACTCGTGAGCGGCGTCGTCGGCGCGAGCGGTGCCATCGCCGCAATCTTGGGCGTGCTGACAGTCCTGAACCCGAACCTGACCATCTACCTCTACTTTATCCTCCCCATGCCCCTCTGGGTTGCGACGGGACTCTTCGTCGGCTACTCGGTGTTCGTCTCCGCGACCGGCGGTATCGGCGCTGGCGGCGTCGCCCAGTTGGCCCACCTCGCGGGCGTCGGCATCGGGTTGGCCTACGGCGCGAAACTCAAGCGTGAGGGCGAGCGCGCGCCACAGGAACTCCAACTCGGCGGCGGCCGCGGCGGTCCCGGCAGAGGGCCGGGCGGTCCGGGCGGACGGTTCTGA
- a CDS encoding DUF5793 family protein gives MRRDYFTLEVRNVDWIEDDAEAKRPTVIIDFEGPSSTLHERLTGTDDELLDAGETDVAFRLQGPVDDADTTGVVSVTNRITGDFVLELNEDADDVLKFITAAREYGKSTGDMDGRYHVEISINGDDLVEYDKSTFLVYDDEGNLLRQHSLIPSGVEL, from the coding sequence ATGAGGCGCGACTACTTCACGCTAGAGGTTCGGAACGTCGATTGGATCGAGGACGACGCCGAAGCCAAGCGACCGACAGTAATCATCGACTTTGAGGGGCCGTCCTCGACGCTCCACGAGCGCCTCACGGGGACAGACGACGAACTGCTCGACGCCGGAGAGACCGACGTGGCTTTCCGGTTGCAAGGTCCCGTTGACGACGCCGACACCACAGGGGTCGTCAGCGTGACCAACCGCATCACGGGTGACTTCGTGCTCGAACTCAACGAGGACGCCGACGACGTGCTGAAGTTCATCACCGCGGCCCGCGAGTACGGGAAATCGACCGGGGATATGGACGGGCGCTACCACGTCGAAATCAGCATCAACGGCGACGACCTCGTGGAGTACGACAAGAGTACCTTCCTCGTCTACGACGACGAGGGGAACCTCCTCCGCCAGCACAGTCTCATCCCGAGCGGCGTCGAACTCTGA